In Lycium barbarum isolate Lr01 chromosome 9, ASM1917538v2, whole genome shotgun sequence, the DNA window GAAAATATATTACATTTGGactattttaaaaattatatttcTTTCAAATGTAGAGTAACTATATAAACTTAGCATAATATATAGTAGGTATTTAAATGATGTAATAGCATATAATTCATAAATTTGCCAAAATTCACAAGCTGAGGGATCAAAAGTATACATTTCAATTAAAATTAAATAGTGATATGATTGGGGTCCATGCAAGCAAAATAGTtgcaaatatataaatatattgaccAATGAGAATACTAAGATAGAAATTCAATTAGTATGTGAAACCAAACAGAAGGAATCTCATACACTTTCTAGTCTAAGGTAACAGTTAGTATGCTAAACCAATCATCCCTAAGAATGAAAAGAACGAATCGGAGATGTAaagatttgaaaaagaaagaattaCCATCAAGAATAAACCTGAAAACAATTTCAAAAATTCGATCCAAACCAAGAGATTCCCAGTCTCACAATGATTTTTATCACTCTCAAAATATGCAAAAGCTTTTTCAAGAATGAGTCTACCaagtatttataaatattatatctCTATTTAACTCAACAGAGAAATAACTAAAACCAAGGAAAGAAAAAATTCGTGTTCTATGGGAAAAATAATATGGGAAGTAAAATCTTACCCACAAAAGAAAACAAGATGTCTCTTGTTGAAAAGAAATATTAAACTTTCTTAAGAAAGGAATGAGGAAATACACAATGAGCTTTTAATTAACCCCATAGTTCGTTAATGGAGCCTCGTTGATATACCTACAAGGCTACAACCCCTACCCCCGTCCCaccccaacaaaaaaataaaatccaaAAGTAGAGGGTAACTCCTACCTCATTGGTATTGTCACAATATACACATATTGTATCAATCAAGAAAATATTCAACAATGGGAGGGTGAGTAATAAAGTTGTTTGTAAGTTTCATAGAAAAATTAAtgttcaatatattttcaaaccaatatcatgTGAAATATTATATTCGGTTGACGTTgtatatccataacatataacaTTCATCATTTAACTCTAATAACATTTATTCTCACATGCATTTGATAATATATATTGAAGAATGTCTGATATGTGTATACTTGTTAATTTTTTGTACAAGTATATACATAGTTCAAAACTTAAATAATAATGAGTGCAATTAAACTTACAGAATTCATTTTAGATTCATCTCTACTAACGTAGGCGTTTCTCAAATTTTCGGttcgattaaaaaaaaaaaaattagcagtTTCACAATTTAACTAAAAAACTAAAATGTTTGGGCTTGGCGATTGAAGTAACTTGTTAAAACATGGGAAACTTATACAAATGACTacactatgttttttttttttttttttttttttttttatagacataCCTACACTTTTGCCAAtaacatttcgtagctacagtaaTGTGTATTTAAATTCGGTTGTATTCCAATTCAGCTGTATTTTactgtatttcgttgtatttcaattCGGCTGTAATCCAATTCCAATTCGGTTGTATTTCGATGTATTCAATTCAAATGTATTCAATTTGGTTGTATTCATTCGTACCAATGTTACGTTGtattcaacttattgtatttaaattgcgttgtattcaaacaacataaatgcaaAACAAATACAAGAATATTTAGTTGTATTCAAAATTCAcagtattcatttgtatacaaaaaaacCTCCTTCGAAATATAAGcgaaaaatacataaagaaacactctattttacactaaaaaaaataaCGAATATACTGAAATACACTCAAATCTgagatacaagaaaaaaaaatacactcaGATTTGAAATACAAGGAAAAAATACACTCAAatttgagatacaagaaataaaatgcACCATCGAAGATTAGAGATAAAATAGGTATAAGCTTTCCGGTATCTCGCAGGAAAAGATAGATCTGAGCTTTTTAGCACCGGAGAATTGAGATCTAGCTTCGCTAATTCGTCGGAGAGGATAGATCTAAAAGTTTCGAAGTTGAATCTAGTGGTGACGGAAGAACCAAGGCTGTTGATGTCACTAGCGCTGACGGTGCCTCTGTTTTCGGTGGGTCCTATAACCACGGTGGGCGGTTGTGGTGGTGGCGGTTATCACGGCGGTGGATATGGTGGTGGTCGTGATAGTGGCTACGGCGGTGGATACGGTGGTGGTAACTGTGGAGGTGGTGGTTACGGTGGCGGTGGCTATGGAGGAGGCGGTGGTGGAGGAGGAGGTAGTGGCTGTTTTAAGTGTGGTGAGAGAattgagggagaagagagaggggaTTGAGGGAAAAGATTGATACAATAGAATAAGAGGAAATGAGTTTTGAATTAGTTACTTTGCGTAATTGACATACAAGATTTGACTATCAGATATAATTTGGACAAAGTATacctactaaatataaataaggcCTAATGTTCTCTATACCATGTAGATTTCCCTTAAAACATGGAAAGCCCACATTTAGCACTTAATAGCGTGCCTATCAACTTTGCACAGTTtggccttcaaatggactggtctttaatttttatttttcaaaatcgaacttatgcctagtgAAACATAAGTTCTTTAAGAGCACAGATAtaatttgtgaatattatgatgtTTAACTTATGCTCCTATATGCATAAATTCAAGTTTAAAggtccaaaaacaaaaaaaaaaagaccaacccatttgaaggccaaaaattaaagaacaacaCAAAATAGGAAcgaaagtgcaaatgaccccaaCTCAAACCAAGAAGGTGGGCCTATGGGCAAGCAGATTCATTCGGGCCTATATTTCTACAGCAAAATTACAAGGTAAACTTACAGGAATGACTACCTTATTATAGGTTCTTACCATTAGTAACTACCATTTTAtttattacatttcgtagctacctttttaattaattaccatATGTATTGCGTGTATTTATGGTATAGTAAATAGACTCAGAAACTATATCTTTAAAAACAGATCCCTTAGAAATAGGCATTTAATTTGGTCTTAAATGGGGAAATATAAT includes these proteins:
- the LOC132610406 gene encoding uncharacterized protein LOC132610406 codes for the protein MASAIRKDRSELFSTGELRSSFANSSERIDLKVSKLNLVVTEEPRLLMSLALTVPLFSVGPITTVGGCGGGGYHGGGYGGGRDSGYGGGYGGGNCGGGGYGGGGYGGGGGGGGGSGCFKCGERIEGEERGD